In one window of Methanoculleus chikugoensis DNA:
- a CDS encoding asparagine synthase-related protein: MTRVRGLDTLLKSYEPVAVALSGGTDSSVLLGLARHHGVQAIAISVDTGLTPPGELAAARRLSERLEVPYIVTPLDMLEIPAVRENRPERCYVCKRAMMEAVLAEARRQGCRTVVDGTHADDRPAERPGMRALSELGIRSPFAECGMGKAEIEALARELGVPVRPPSACLATRIPTGEPVTRECLALVAAAESLLAREIPGTIRVRCTGGARALVEADPAHRRRLEELLGAVKELGFEDVAIASGGYREGGADSWKR, from the coding sequence ATGACGAGAGTTCGCGGGCTTGATACACTCCTGAAATCCTATGAACCCGTTGCGGTCGCGCTCTCCGGTGGAACGGACAGTTCGGTTCTGCTGGGCCTCGCCCGGCATCACGGGGTTCAGGCGATCGCGATCAGCGTCGATACCGGCCTTACCCCGCCGGGAGAGCTCGCGGCGGCGCGCAGACTCTCGGAGCGCCTGGAGGTTCCGTACATTGTGACACCGCTCGATATGCTTGAGATCCCCGCTGTCCGGGAGAACCGGCCGGAACGGTGCTACGTCTGCAAGCGGGCGATGATGGAGGCGGTCTTGGCGGAGGCACGCCGCCAGGGTTGCCGGACGGTGGTCGACGGAACCCACGCCGACGATCGGCCCGCGGAGAGGCCCGGGATGCGGGCGCTCTCCGAACTCGGGATCAGGAGCCCGTTTGCCGAGTGCGGCATGGGGAAGGCGGAGATCGAGGCCCTTGCGCGCGAACTCGGGGTTCCCGTCCGCCCGCCGTCCGCGTGCCTCGCAACCCGCATCCCCACCGGCGAGCCGGTCACCCGGGAGTGCCTCGCGCTCGTCGCGGCGGCAGAGTCTCTCCTCGCGCGGGAGATCCCGGGAACGATACGCGTCCGGTGCACCGGCGGCGCCCGGGCCCTGGTCGAGGCCGACCCGGCGCACCGCCGGAGGCTTGAGGAACTGCTCGGTGCGGTGAAGGAACTCGGGTTCGAGGACGTAGCGATAGCCTCCGGCGGCTACCGGGAAGGAGGTGCGGATTCGTGGAAGCGGTGA
- a CDS encoding DUF2150 family protein — MAKKASAKQAEPMKLFYIFYNQERWDNWIKTLEEANFEPAEGEEVSEGEQMLFSFTEDITLSVLKIVRLYQNGRFTKEEATEKLDDVELIVMTGLPEGELEDIIGSFQLSLLVLFTACRKYLEGEFDKDIKTLVKKGKSIDEENLEEALEVAANIGAAVVDGATCCAKYIKDNVENPSLFDEWLIEVETMSNAMKSLAKFDEEPGEAS, encoded by the coding sequence ATGGCGAAGAAAGCGAGTGCCAAACAGGCAGAACCCATGAAACTCTTCTATATTTTTTACAATCAGGAGCGCTGGGACAACTGGATCAAGACGCTGGAGGAAGCAAATTTCGAGCCAGCCGAAGGCGAGGAGGTCTCGGAAGGCGAGCAGATGCTCTTCAGCTTCACCGAGGATATCACCCTCTCGGTCTTGAAGATCGTCCGTCTCTACCAGAACGGCCGGTTCACGAAGGAGGAGGCCACGGAGAAACTCGACGACGTCGAACTGATCGTCATGACCGGGCTCCCCGAGGGCGAACTCGAAGATATCATCGGATCGTTCCAGCTCTCCCTGCTGGTGCTCTTCACCGCCTGCCGGAAGTACCTCGAGGGCGAGTTCGACAAGGACATCAAGACCCTCGTGAAGAAGGGCAAGAGTATCGACGAGGAGAACCTCGAGGAGGCGCTCGAGGTTGCAGCGAATATCGGGGCCGCCGTGGTCGACGGCGCCACCTGCTGCGCGAAATACATCAAGGACAACGTGGAGAACCCGTCCCTCTTCGACGAGTGGCTCATCGAGGTCGAGACCATGAGCAACGCCATGAAGTCGCTTGCGAAATTCGACGAGGAGCCCGGCGAGGCGTCGTGA
- a CDS encoding DUF5814 domain-containing protein produces MIADKARFRAARKLERAAGFRLPDHVFSGAFLESLGKAIDFENLDRRTHEQLLAFFRDFMDCKCKNAPFCGCPERKFTLTIIEFRELGLDHRQISAHLLDEYGIDLYPADILSFLEDSVHMLEAIRDVAELQGRERLAENAIEHIKKIEH; encoded by the coding sequence GTGATTGCGGATAAAGCCCGGTTCCGGGCAGCACGGAAACTTGAGCGGGCAGCAGGGTTCCGGCTCCCGGACCATGTCTTCTCGGGCGCGTTTCTTGAGTCGCTCGGGAAGGCAATCGATTTCGAGAACCTCGACCGCCGGACGCACGAGCAGCTCCTGGCCTTTTTTCGCGACTTCATGGACTGCAAGTGCAAGAACGCACCCTTCTGCGGATGCCCGGAGAGGAAGTTCACCTTGACCATCATCGAATTCCGGGAGCTGGGGCTCGATCACCGCCAGATCAGCGCCCACCTCCTCGACGAATACGGGATCGACCTCTACCCTGCCGACATCCTGAGTTTCCTCGAAGACTCCGTCCACATGCTTGAGGCGATCCGGGACGTCGCCGAGCTGCAGGGGCGGGAGAGACTGGCGGAGAACGCCATCGAGCATATCAAGAAGATCGAGCATTAG
- a CDS encoding GNAT family N-acetyltransferase, whose translation MAKEVRELEHEEFPLAEKVWTHYRGQKADPARERIFGIFIDGTLAATARCTRHPGGLEMDCVFTLDEHRGHGYAREVVQMLLEECGSETIYIHSTLPLIEFYGSLGFEPIPEARLPESIRERFIFCFGEMAGCNVAPMMRSPRTR comes from the coding sequence ATGGCAAAAGAAGTCCGTGAACTGGAGCATGAAGAATTCCCGCTTGCAGAGAAGGTCTGGACGCACTACCGCGGTCAGAAGGCCGACCCGGCGCGGGAGAGGATATTCGGCATCTTTATCGACGGAACCCTTGCGGCGACAGCACGCTGTACCCGCCATCCGGGCGGCCTTGAGATGGACTGCGTCTTCACGCTCGATGAGCACCGCGGGCATGGATACGCCAGGGAAGTCGTGCAGATGCTCCTCGAAGAATGCGGCTCCGAGACGATCTACATCCACTCGACCCTCCCCCTGATCGAGTTCTACGGGAGCCTCGGTTTTGAACCCATTCCGGAGGCAAGACTGCCGGAGAGTATCAGAGAGCGGTTCATCTTCTGCTTTGGGGAGATGGCGGGGTGCAACGTCGCCCCCATGATGCGGAGCCCGAGGACAAGATAG
- a CDS encoding flippase, giving the protein MFRPSGYLARVMRIDAVQRQSVISLASTLALTAIGFLSTMYFAHTVGPAILGAYYLFVAYFSVFNLIGDGGFGGAAVKRISEGEDQNAYFTAFALLRVALVVVSVSFLLIAQPYLVKLTSSGTLPWLILALVVSAFTNIVLNGVYGRGKVGINQIGSLVDNLTRIGIQVVAIILGYGLAGLTGGFVAGLLAAGIVNFRFLDLKLAPFCRSHIQSLFAFSFWTFLSSGGYLVFSYADTIMIGYFMTDADIGIYRVALQLTSIATFTTVALHTTLYPKISYWGKQNDLASVERALARAFTYSLLLAVPVVAGGWLLGERLLYFFYGASFSTGAGALAILLFVQVASIFMYLQTMCLNALDRPKDSFRVTAVAVTANVVLNILLIPTYGIVGAALATLATMVLNAALSRRALSRSIRVRIEPGAVGHIVLAALVMVTVVVIYSFVIPLTNVFVVLGAVALGGLVYLLVLLKTDRGIRDELKELIMGLGIPWPGVL; this is encoded by the coding sequence GTGTTCCGTCCCTCCGGATACCTTGCCCGCGTCATGCGCATCGATGCCGTCCAGCGCCAGAGCGTCATCAGCCTCGCCTCGACGCTGGCCCTCACTGCAATCGGGTTCCTCTCCACGATGTACTTCGCCCACACGGTAGGTCCCGCGATACTGGGTGCGTACTACCTCTTTGTTGCCTACTTCAGCGTCTTCAACCTGATAGGCGATGGGGGGTTCGGCGGCGCCGCCGTGAAGCGGATCAGCGAGGGCGAGGACCAGAACGCGTACTTCACCGCATTTGCCCTCCTCCGGGTGGCGCTGGTGGTCGTCTCGGTGAGTTTTCTCCTCATCGCGCAGCCGTACCTCGTCAAACTTACCTCATCAGGGACGCTACCCTGGCTGATCCTCGCGCTGGTCGTCAGCGCCTTCACGAACATCGTCTTAAACGGTGTCTACGGGAGAGGAAAGGTCGGCATCAACCAGATCGGCAGCCTGGTCGATAACCTGACCCGGATAGGCATCCAGGTTGTCGCGATCATCCTTGGCTACGGCCTTGCCGGCCTCACCGGGGGGTTCGTTGCCGGGCTCCTTGCGGCAGGGATCGTTAACTTCCGGTTCCTCGACCTCAAGCTGGCACCGTTTTGCCGCTCTCACATCCAGAGCCTCTTCGCGTTCTCGTTCTGGACGTTCCTCAGTTCAGGCGGTTACCTCGTCTTTTCCTACGCCGATACCATCATGATCGGCTACTTCATGACCGATGCCGACATCGGCATCTACCGCGTGGCGCTCCAGCTCACGTCGATCGCGACGTTCACCACCGTAGCACTCCATACCACCCTCTACCCGAAGATCAGTTACTGGGGGAAGCAGAATGACCTCGCTTCAGTAGAGCGTGCGCTTGCCCGTGCCTTCACCTACTCGCTCCTCCTCGCGGTCCCGGTCGTTGCCGGGGGCTGGCTTCTCGGCGAACGCCTCCTCTACTTCTTCTACGGGGCGTCGTTCTCCACCGGCGCGGGGGCGCTTGCGATACTCCTGTTCGTCCAAGTGGCGAGCATCTTCATGTACCTCCAGACGATGTGCTTGAACGCCCTCGACCGGCCGAAGGACTCGTTCCGGGTGACGGCAGTCGCGGTCACGGCTAATGTCGTGCTGAACATCCTCCTCATCCCGACATACGGCATCGTCGGAGCGGCGCTTGCGACACTCGCCACCATGGTGCTGAACGCGGCGCTCTCCCGTCGCGCCCTTTCCCGGAGCATCCGCGTGCGGATTGAACCCGGAGCCGTGGGGCACATCGTCCTCGCCGCGCTTGTTATGGTGACCGTCGTCGTGATCTACTCGTTCGTCATCCCGCTCACGAACGTCTTCGTCGTCCTCGGGGCGGTCGCGCTCGGCGGGCTGGTCTACCTCCTGGTTCTTCTCAAGACCGATCGGGGCATCCGCGACGAACTGAAGGAGCTGATCATGGGCCTCGGCATCCCCTGGCCGGGTGTGCTCTGA
- a CDS encoding Gfo/Idh/MocA family protein, protein MMGRNHARVYSELKAVDSLYLYDLNGKAASDLAGAFGATASPTVEDLLRSVDAVSVCVPTPYHFSVAETVLDAGVPVLIEKPICATAEETRRLIAMISDGLIVGVGHIERFNPIVPEIKKIVRRPLYIEMKRHNPASSRVSGSSVVEDLMIHDVDIVRNVLLPDGPYQLTGSGNEDVCSALFSFGGTPVYLSASRKSSKKIRMIYIEEEEFTIEGDFMAQEIYIHRKPGQYAVEDERYVQENIIEKVLVNKQEPLKIELSTFLDCVARGREFPVSPAQALLNMKICEDVTRCFSPLMVLA, encoded by the coding sequence ATGATGGGCAGGAACCATGCCCGTGTGTACTCGGAATTGAAAGCAGTGGACTCGCTCTACCTGTACGACCTCAACGGGAAGGCGGCCAGCGACCTTGCCGGAGCCTTCGGGGCAACGGCCTCCCCGACCGTCGAGGATCTGCTCAGAAGCGTCGACGCGGTGAGCGTATGTGTCCCGACGCCCTACCACTTCTCCGTTGCGGAAACGGTGCTTGATGCCGGGGTGCCGGTGCTGATCGAAAAGCCTATCTGTGCGACGGCAGAGGAGACGCGACGGCTCATCGCGATGATCTCCGACGGCCTCATCGTCGGCGTCGGGCACATCGAACGGTTCAACCCGATCGTTCCTGAGATCAAGAAGATCGTCCGACGTCCCCTCTACATTGAGATGAAGCGGCACAACCCGGCATCGTCCAGGGTGAGCGGCTCCTCGGTCGTCGAGGACTTGATGATCCACGATGTAGATATTGTGCGAAACGTTCTCCTTCCGGACGGCCCCTATCAACTCACCGGCAGTGGGAACGAGGACGTTTGCAGCGCCCTCTTCTCTTTCGGAGGAACCCCGGTATACCTCTCGGCGAGCCGGAAGTCTTCAAAGAAGATCCGGATGATCTACATCGAGGAGGAGGAGTTCACCATCGAAGGGGACTTTATGGCCCAGGAGATCTACATACACAGAAAACCCGGGCAGTATGCGGTCGAGGACGAGCGCTACGTCCAGGAGAATATCATCGAGAAGGTGCTCGTGAACAAGCAGGAGCCGCTGAAGATCGAACTCTCGACGTTCCTCGACTGCGTGGCCCGGGGACGCGAATTCCCGGTCAGCCCCGCACAGGCACTGTTGAATATGAAGATATGCGAAGACGTCACGCGGTGTTTCTCACCTTTGATGGTGTTGGCATGA